A window of the Anaerolineae bacterium genome harbors these coding sequences:
- a CDS encoding ABC transporter ATP-binding protein → MTSSRELTLRAPRLHRVPSPLVPAPASGSPWVLEAQAISHTYPPARRHGSPVQALEEVSFAVRRGAFVALVGPSGCGKSTLLRILAGLIRPTRGQALLEGQPVTRPQRRIGLVFQQANLMPWRSVRDNIALPLELAGVPAAERAARADALIAAVGLVGFADAFPAELSGGMAQRVAIARALISRPDVLLLDEPFAALDALTRERLSLDLLRVWAAHGQTILLVTHNISEAVLLADEILVMGARPGRIVAHIPVALPRPRTLEMLYSAELGRIAGQVRAAIAPGLIP, encoded by the coding sequence ATGACTTCCTCCCGTGAGTTGACCCTGCGGGCGCCGCGCCTGCACCGGGTCCCCTCACCTCTGGTTCCCGCCCCGGCTAGCGGCAGTCCGTGGGTCCTGGAAGCGCAGGCGATCAGTCACACCTACCCCCCGGCCCGGCGCCATGGGTCACCGGTGCAGGCGCTGGAGGAGGTCTCGTTTGCCGTGCGGCGCGGAGCATTTGTCGCCCTGGTCGGTCCCAGTGGCTGCGGCAAGTCGACCCTGTTGCGCATCCTGGCCGGGCTGATCAGGCCAACGCGGGGCCAGGCCCTGCTGGAAGGCCAGCCGGTCACCCGCCCCCAGCGCCGGATCGGGCTGGTCTTCCAGCAGGCCAACCTGATGCCCTGGCGCAGCGTGCGGGACAACATCGCCCTGCCGCTGGAACTGGCAGGCGTCCCGGCGGCGGAACGGGCGGCACGGGCCGACGCGCTGATCGCCGCTGTAGGCCTGGTGGGCTTCGCCGACGCTTTTCCGGCGGAGCTTTCCGGCGGGATGGCCCAGCGGGTGGCTATTGCGCGGGCGCTGATCTCCCGCCCGGATGTGCTGCTGCTGGATGAGCCGTTCGCCGCGCTGGACGCCCTGACCCGCGAACGGCTAAGCCTGGACTTGCTGCGTGTGTGGGCGGCGCACGGCCAGACCATCCTGCTGGTCACGCACAATATCAGCGAGGCGGTATTGTTGGCGGACGAAATTCTGGTCATGGGCGCGCGTCCGGGGCGGATTGTGGCCCATATCCCGGTGGCGCTGCCGCGCCCGCGCACGCTGGAGATGCTTTACAGCGCCGAACTGGGGCGCATCGCCGGGCAGGTGCGGGCAGCGATCGCGCCCGGCCTGATCCCCTGA
- a CDS encoding HAD-IC family P-type ATPase yields the protein MATLEAVTSATGLRGLTEAEALARHGRGQGNNVRVETSRSYGDILRQNFLNPINLVLFFIGAVMILIGRVSDAVVSVGLILLNVVIGVYQEIRAKRQLDRIALLTRPRVTLIRDGQEREADPAEIVLGDLIVIRAGDQVVVDGPLLAGSLEVDESQLTGESDLVRKQAGDEVFSASFCITGQGVMEAAHVGAESFASRLVANARSFRVVKTPLQRDIDLVIRLLILIAVFIGFLLLASAIIYDVPLMRGVQMAAVIAGIIPNGLFFMVIVAYAMGAVRIARLGALVQQANSVESLSNVDVLCMDKTGTLTANRIQFEAIHPIGIDEPTLRRLLGDFASSAAATNRTGEALAEALGGQRREPVDEVPFSSQRKWSALAFDGEALHGAFVMGAPEMIAPHLANAEAIREPVEAWSARGLRVLLFAHRPDTLRLYDEDGKPVLPDGLTALGVIAFRDELRPDVERTLARFVEAGIRLKVISGDNPHTVAALARQAGMTGELRIVSGLELAEMDEAGFARAVDEGTIFGRITPQQKERIVETLRAQGHYVAMVGDGVNDVLSLKKAQLGIAMQSGSNATRSVADMVLLGDSFAALPPAFTEGQRIINGMQDILRLFLARTLSVTLLILATMVIDIGFPFVPKHNSLSALLTVGIPTLALAVWARPRQPEGGLLRSIMHFVFPAAITLFVFGLLLYAAVFTLMYSDVLVAPVTPEEIASFQVYAGIDYELPTQASFAQEVASLTAQSALTVFVVLAGLLLIVFVEPPIPFFVAGDRLSPDRRPTILALALLGVFIVVLAHEPFRRFFELVNLSLSGYLAIAVWTGLWALVLRQAWRGRWLQRFLQIDPPRGAIR from the coding sequence ATGGCAACCCTAGAAGCTGTAACGTCAGCGACCGGCCTGCGTGGGCTGACCGAGGCGGAGGCGCTGGCGCGCCATGGTCGTGGGCAGGGCAACAACGTCCGCGTGGAAACAAGCCGTTCCTACGGTGACATCCTGCGCCAGAACTTCCTCAACCCGATCAACCTGGTGTTGTTCTTTATCGGCGCGGTGATGATCCTGATTGGCCGTGTCAGCGATGCGGTGGTCAGTGTCGGCCTGATCCTGCTTAACGTCGTGATCGGCGTCTACCAGGAGATCAGGGCCAAGCGCCAGCTCGACCGCATCGCCCTGCTCACCCGCCCCCGCGTCACCCTGATCCGTGACGGCCAGGAGCGCGAGGCCGATCCAGCTGAGATCGTCCTTGGCGACCTGATTGTCATCCGCGCCGGCGATCAGGTGGTCGTCGATGGCCCGCTGCTGGCCGGATCGCTGGAGGTGGACGAATCGCAACTCACCGGCGAATCCGACCTGGTGCGCAAGCAGGCTGGAGACGAGGTCTTTTCCGCCAGTTTTTGCATCACCGGTCAGGGGGTGATGGAAGCCGCTCACGTCGGGGCGGAGAGCTTCGCCAGCCGGCTGGTGGCCAACGCCCGTTCCTTCCGTGTGGTCAAGACGCCGCTGCAGCGCGACATTGACTTGGTCATCCGCCTGTTGATCCTGATCGCGGTGTTCATCGGTTTCCTGCTGCTGGCTTCCGCCATCATCTATGATGTGCCGTTGATGCGCGGCGTGCAGATGGCGGCGGTGATCGCCGGGATCATCCCCAACGGCCTGTTCTTCATGGTTATTGTGGCCTATGCGATGGGCGCGGTGCGCATCGCCCGGCTGGGTGCGCTGGTGCAGCAGGCCAACTCGGTCGAATCGCTGAGCAACGTCGATGTGCTGTGCATGGACAAGACCGGCACGCTGACCGCCAACCGCATCCAGTTCGAGGCCATCCACCCGATCGGGATCGATGAGCCGACGTTGCGCCGGCTGCTGGGCGACTTCGCCAGCAGCGCCGCCGCCACCAACCGCACCGGCGAGGCGCTGGCCGAAGCGCTGGGTGGGCAACGCCGCGAGCCGGTGGACGAGGTGCCCTTCTCCTCCCAGCGCAAATGGAGCGCCCTGGCCTTTGACGGGGAGGCGCTGCACGGTGCATTTGTGATGGGCGCGCCGGAGATGATCGCCCCGCACCTGGCTAATGCCGAAGCCATCCGCGAGCCGGTGGAAGCGTGGTCGGCGCGCGGGCTGCGTGTATTGCTCTTCGCGCACCGGCCTGATACGTTGCGCCTGTACGACGAGGATGGCAAGCCTGTCCTGCCGGACGGCCTGACCGCGCTGGGCGTGATCGCCTTCCGCGACGAACTGCGCCCGGATGTGGAGCGCACGCTGGCCCGCTTTGTCGAAGCCGGAATCCGGCTCAAGGTGATCTCCGGCGACAACCCGCATACCGTCGCCGCGCTGGCCCGCCAGGCCGGGATGACCGGCGAGTTGCGCATCGTCTCCGGGCTGGAACTGGCGGAGATGGATGAGGCCGGGTTCGCCCGCGCTGTCGATGAAGGCACGATCTTCGGGCGGATCACACCACAACAAAAGGAGCGGATTGTGGAGACGCTGCGGGCGCAGGGGCACTACGTGGCCATGGTCGGCGACGGCGTCAATGACGTGCTCTCGCTGAAAAAGGCCCAGCTGGGCATCGCCATGCAGAGCGGCAGTAACGCCACCCGCAGCGTGGCCGATATGGTCCTGCTCGGCGATTCGTTCGCTGCGCTGCCCCCCGCCTTCACCGAAGGGCAGCGGATCATCAATGGGATGCAGGATATCCTGCGCCTCTTCCTGGCACGGACGCTCTCCGTTACCCTGCTGATCCTGGCGACGATGGTGATCGACATCGGCTTCCCGTTCGTGCCCAAGCACAACTCGCTCTCCGCCCTGCTGACGGTGGGCATCCCGACCCTGGCGCTGGCGGTGTGGGCGCGTCCCCGGCAGCCGGAGGGCGGTCTGTTGCGGTCGATCATGCACTTCGTCTTCCCAGCGGCGATCACCCTCTTTGTGTTCGGGCTGCTACTCTATGCGGCTGTCTTCACACTGATGTATTCCGATGTGCTGGTGGCCCCGGTCACGCCGGAGGAGATCGCCAGCTTCCAGGTCTACGCCGGGATCGACTATGAGCTGCCAACACAGGCGTCCTTTGCTCAGGAGGTGGCCAGCCTGACGGCGCAATCGGCGCTGACGGTCTTTGTGGTGCTGGCCGGGCTGCTGCTGATCGTCTTCGTGGAGCCGCCGATCCCGTTCTTCGTGGCTGGCGACCGGCTCAGCCCGGATCGCCGTCCGACGATCCTGGCTCTGGCGCTGCTGGGCGTGTTCATCGTTGTGCTCGCCCATGAACCTTTCCGGCGCTTTTTCGAGCTGGTGAACCTGAGCCTGTCGGGTTACCTGGCGATCGCGGTCTGGACGGGGCTGTGGGCGCTGGTGCTGCGCCAGGCGTGGCGCGGGCGCTGGCTGCAGCGTTTCCTGCAGATCGATCCGCCCAGGGGCGCGATCCGCTAG
- a CDS encoding aminotransferase class I/II-fold pyridoxal phosphate-dependent enzyme → MRDFVSERVRSVPPSGIRRFFDIAATMDDVISLGIGEPDFVTPQPILQAGIHSLQQGETHYTSNSGILELRIALAAYLERLYGVSYDPNDNLLITVGVSEAMYLAMTATINPGDEVIIPEPCFVAYAPEVVFAGGTPVMVPTRVEEDFQVTGAVVEAAVTPRTRAILIGYPNNPTGAVMSRARLEEIAAVAARHDLLVISDEIYDRLVYGVEHVHFAALPGMKERTIVLGGLSKSHAMTGWRLGWAAAPRELLAAMRKVHQYTIMSAPTTAQHAAIEALTRGEEHVERMRAEYNRRRLLLVNGLNALGLTTFEPKGAFYAFPSIAASGMDENTFAEKLLQEERVAVVPGSAFGQSGAGFVRACYATAYEKLEEALERLHRFMARYG, encoded by the coding sequence ATGCGTGATTTTGTCTCGGAGCGTGTACGGAGCGTCCCGCCATCCGGCATCCGGCGCTTTTTTGACATTGCTGCCACCATGGACGACGTGATCTCACTGGGCATCGGCGAGCCGGATTTCGTCACCCCGCAGCCGATCCTGCAGGCGGGCATCCACTCGCTGCAACAGGGCGAGACTCACTACACGTCTAACTCCGGCATCCTTGAGCTGCGGATCGCCCTGGCCGCCTACCTGGAACGGCTTTACGGCGTCAGTTACGATCCCAACGACAACCTGCTGATCACCGTTGGCGTCAGCGAGGCGATGTACCTGGCCATGACGGCCACCATCAACCCCGGTGACGAGGTGATCATCCCGGAGCCGTGTTTTGTGGCCTACGCGCCGGAGGTGGTCTTTGCCGGCGGAACGCCGGTCATGGTGCCCACCCGCGTTGAGGAAGATTTCCAGGTCACCGGGGCGGTAGTGGAAGCGGCCGTCACCCCGCGCACCAGGGCCATCCTGATCGGCTACCCCAACAATCCGACCGGCGCAGTGATGTCCCGCGCCCGGCTGGAGGAGATCGCGGCTGTCGCCGCCCGGCACGATCTGCTGGTCATTTCTGACGAAATCTATGACCGGCTGGTCTACGGGGTGGAGCATGTCCATTTCGCCGCCCTGCCGGGGATGAAGGAGCGCACGATCGTCCTGGGCGGGCTGAGCAAGTCCCACGCCATGACCGGCTGGCGGCTGGGCTGGGCCGCTGCACCCCGGGAACTGCTGGCGGCCATGCGCAAGGTGCACCAGTACACCATCATGAGCGCGCCAACCACCGCCCAGCATGCCGCCATCGAAGCCCTGACCCGTGGCGAAGAGCATGTCGAACGGATGCGGGCGGAATACAACCGGCGGCGGCTGTTACTTGTCAATGGCCTTAACGCGCTGGGGCTGACCACCTTTGAGCCGAAGGGCGCGTTCTACGCCTTCCCCAGCATCGCCGCCAGCGGCATGGACGAGAATACCTTCGCCGAAAAGCTGCTCCAGGAGGAGCGGGTGGCGGTCGTGCCCGGCAGCGCTTTCGGGCAAAGCGGCGCAGGCTTTGTCCGGGCCTGTTACGCCACCGCATACGAAAAACTGGAGGAAGCTTTGGAACGCCTGCATCGCTTCATGGCACGCTACGGCTGA
- a CDS encoding MFS transporter: MITTVAESSSRAWRRPFFAIWTGQALSLFGSRIAMFALIWWVTETTGSATVLALASLFAMLPQIVLGPIAGAYVDRWNRRAVMIVADGLIALLSLWLAFLFWSGQAQIWHVYVIMVARELGGIFHWPAMQASTSLMVPREHLARVSGVNQALYGTLNIIGPALGALLLAVAAMHQIMLLDVVTALVAILPLFAVRIPQPERTTNGADGRPTSIWADLREAGRYLLGWKGLLILTGLAMLVKIALTPAFSLLPILVTQHFGGAAPELAGMESASGIGLVLGGLLLGLWGGFKRRIYTTMLGITVIGVCMMLLGLLPATGLSVAIGALLVMGAAAAMTDGPLFAILQGTVAPEIQGRVFMLFGSLVTLTSPIGLAIAGPVTDAVGVQIWYLTAGILAVLAAVAGLLLPALRELERYQPAAPQGALEIAPDGRDAAATPQPLG, from the coding sequence ATGATCACCACTGTCGCTGAGTCATCATCCAGAGCCTGGCGCAGACCGTTCTTCGCCATCTGGACCGGCCAGGCGTTATCGCTCTTCGGCAGCCGGATCGCCATGTTCGCCCTGATCTGGTGGGTGACGGAGACGACCGGCTCGGCCACTGTCCTGGCGCTGGCCTCGCTCTTTGCCATGCTGCCGCAGATTGTGCTGGGGCCGATCGCTGGCGCTTATGTCGATCGCTGGAACCGCCGCGCCGTCATGATCGTCGCTGACGGCCTGATCGCGCTACTGTCGCTGTGGCTGGCCTTTCTGTTCTGGTCCGGCCAGGCGCAGATCTGGCACGTGTATGTGATCATGGTCGCGCGGGAACTGGGCGGAATCTTTCACTGGCCAGCCATGCAGGCGTCGACGTCACTGATGGTCCCCCGCGAGCACCTGGCCCGCGTTTCCGGGGTCAACCAGGCCCTCTATGGCACGCTCAATATCATTGGCCCGGCGCTGGGGGCGCTGCTGCTGGCCGTTGCTGCCATGCACCAGATCATGCTCCTGGACGTGGTGACCGCCCTGGTGGCCATCCTGCCGCTGTTCGCTGTGCGCATTCCCCAGCCGGAACGCACGACCAACGGCGCCGATGGCCGACCCACCTCGATCTGGGCCGACCTGCGGGAAGCCGGGCGCTATTTGCTGGGCTGGAAGGGGCTACTCATCCTGACTGGCCTGGCAATGCTGGTCAAGATCGCTCTGACACCCGCTTTCTCGCTGCTGCCGATCCTGGTCACACAGCACTTCGGCGGGGCAGCACCGGAACTGGCCGGGATGGAATCGGCGTCGGGTATTGGGCTGGTGCTGGGTGGGCTGCTGCTGGGCCTGTGGGGGGGCTTCAAGCGGCGCATCTACACCACGATGCTGGGCATCACGGTCATCGGCGTGTGCATGATGTTGCTCGGCCTGCTCCCGGCGACAGGCCTGAGCGTGGCCATCGGCGCGTTGCTGGTCATGGGCGCTGCCGCCGCTATGACCGACGGCCCGTTGTTCGCCATCCTGCAGGGCACTGTTGCGCCGGAGATACAGGGGCGCGTCTTTATGCTGTTCGGCAGCCTGGTGACGCTAACCTCACCGATCGGGCTGGCCATCGCCGGACCGGTCACGGACGCGGTGGGCGTGCAGATCTGGTACCTGACAGCGGGCATCCTGGCCGTGCTGGCAGCAGTCGCCGGGCTACTGCTCCCCGCCCTGCGGGAACTGGAACGCTATCAGCCCGCCGCGCCGCAGGGTGCGCTGGAGATCGCGCCGGATGGCCGGGACGCCGCCGCCACGCCTCAGCCGCTGGGCTGA